One genomic segment of Epinephelus fuscoguttatus linkage group LG19, E.fuscoguttatus.final_Chr_v1 includes these proteins:
- the hoxb4a gene encoding homeobox protein Hox-B4a produces the protein MAMSSYLINSNYVDPKFPPCEEYSQSDYLPSHSPDYYSSQRQEPAAFQPDSLYHHHQQHHPQHQNHHHQRAEPPYTQCQRPGQPASVVMSPRGHVLPPAGLQTTPVPELSHRCDSVTPSPPPPASCGQTPHNQSTSSPTSSRKDPVVYPWMKKVHVNIVTSNYTGGEPKRSRTAYTRQQVLELEKEFHYNRYLTRRRRVEIAHTLCLSERQIKIWFQNRRMKWKKDHKLPNTKVRSGTNSNTNSQALTGSQTRSGPL, from the exons ATGGCCATGAGCTCCTATTTGATCAACTCCAACTATGTGGACCCGAAGTTCCCACCGTGCGAGGAATACTCACAGAGCGACTATCTGCCCAGCCACTCTCCGGACTATTACAGCTCCCAGAGGCAGGAGCCTGCTGCCTTTCAGCCGGACTCTCTCTACCACCACCATCAACAACACCACCCACAACACCagaaccaccaccaccagcgaGCTGAGCCGCCATACACGCAGTGCCAGCGTCCGGGGCAGCCCGCCTCGGTGGTGATGTCCCCTCGAGGTCACGTCCTCCCTCCGGCCGGGCTGCAGACCACCCCCGTCCCGGAGCTGAGCCACCGCTGCGACTCGGTGACACCCAGCCCGCCTCCGCCTGCGTCTTGCGGCCAAACGCCCCACAACCAAAGCACTTCGTCCCCTACAAGCAGTCGGAAGGACCCCGTAGTCTACCCGTGGATGAAGAAAGTCCATGTAAACATCG TGACTTCAAACTACACAGGGGGTGAACCGAAGCGCTCGCGGACGGCCTACACGCGCCAGCAGGTCCTGGAGCTCGAGAAGGAGTTCCATTACAACCGGTACCTGACGCGCAGGCGCAGGGTGGAAATCGCGCACACGCTTTGCCTGTCAGAGCGGCAGATCAAGATCTGGTTCCAGAACCGGCGGATGAAATGGAAGAAGGACCACAAGCTCCCCAACACCAAGGTCCGCTCCGGgacaaacagcaacacaaactCCCAGGCTCTAACCGGCTCCCAGACCCGCAGCGGGCCCCTATAG